One part of the Sus scrofa isolate TJ Tabasco breed Duroc chromosome 8, Sscrofa11.1, whole genome shotgun sequence genome encodes these proteins:
- the AMCF-II gene encoding alveolar macrophage chemotactic factor 2 precursor, with translation MRLLTSRATRVPSPSGLLCAVLAMLLLTPSGPLASASPIEAAEAAVVRELRCMCLTTTPGIHPKMISDLQVIPAGPQCSKAEVIATLKNGKEVCLDPKAPLIKKIVQKMLDSGKKKN, from the exons ATGAGACTCCTAACCAGTCGCGCTACCCGCGTTCCCAGCCCTTCCGGCTTGCTGTGCGCAGTGCTGGCGATGCTGCTCCTGACGCCGTCGGGGCCCCTTGCCAGCG CTAGTCCTATCGAGGCGGCCGAGGCGGCTGTAGTGAGAGAGCTACGTTGCATGTGTTTAACCACCACACCCGGGATTCATCCCAAGATGATCAGTGATCTGCAGGTGATCCCCGCAGGACCGCAGTGCTCCAAGGCAGAAGTGAT agCCACCCTGAAGAATGGAAAGGAAGTCTGTCTGGACCCAAAAGCTCCTCTGATCAAGAAAATCGTCCAGAAAATGTTGGACAG tgggaaaaagaaaaattaa